GAGTCTGGCCAGCCCGTGGGCGATTCCCTCCACAACGCCCTGATCCGTGAAGGCAACGCCGCTCAGAACGTTGACCCTTATGAAGTCGGCCCTTACGGCGTAGGCTATGGAATAGGCTGCCATCCCGTCGTTTCTGAGAACGTTTATCCCGAGGGGAAGATGGATCTCATCCCTTACGGCCTTTGCAACGGCCGTGAAGGCCGCAACAGTGGTCTTATCCGCGTACTTTGGGAAGGGGACGTCACCGAAGTTCTCCACCATCACGGCATCGAAGCCCGCCCTCTCAAGGGCCCTCGCGTCCCTCAGGGCCGAATCCACCACCCCCTCAAAGTCCCCGTCGTAGAGGTAGGAACCGGGCAGAGGTTTGAGGTGAACCATCCCGATGAGGGGCTTCCTTTCGAAATCCATGATACCACCGGAGAAAAGGGGCCGGGAAGGGTTAAGGCTTTTTCCATCGCTAATGTACAGAAATTTACATCGACGAAAACCCTTATATAAAAATGTCGAGAGATGTTGACATCATGGTAGGACGGAAGTACATCGCCTTTCTCACCCTGATCCTCATATCACTGGTGATAACGTCCGTGGTTCTTGGTCCGGCCATGATAGAGGTCCCCCCGGAAACGAGAAGCCTCGAGGGGCTGCTCCTTTCAAGGCTTCCACCCGGAAACGGAAGCAACGAAACCGGACCGGTCA
The window above is part of the Thermococcus sp. P6 genome. Proteins encoded here:
- a CDS encoding BtpA/SgcQ family protein; translated protein: MDFERKPLIGMVHLKPLPGSYLYDGDFEGVVDSALRDARALERAGFDAVMVENFGDVPFPKYADKTTVAAFTAVAKAVRDEIHLPLGINVLRNDGMAAYSIAYAVRADFIRVNVLSGVAFTDQGVVEGIAHGLARLRKLLPSRIEVFADVHVKHAVHLSDFEDALLDTVERGLADAVVVSGRATGRPVDVEKLALAKEISPVPVLVGSGTTYDNLPDLWRYADGFIVGTWIKRGGRVEREVSIERAVRLVELAGKLRKGSP